The window GGAACATCATCGACATGGGCGTGACCAAGCTGCAGGTGGTGGATGCGTGCAGCGGACTGCGGTATCTCATGCCCGCCGTTCTCATGGGGCTGGTACTGGGCTGGTTTTTCCATTCCCAATTGTGGAAACGCGCACTGCTGACGGTTTTGGCCGTGCCTGTGACCATCCTCGCCAATGCCTTGCGCATTGCCATGACCGGCGTTCTGGTGGCCTATGTCTCCCCCGAGTTTGGGCAGGGATTTTTGCACGATTTTTCCGGTTGGCTGGTCTACATGGTTTCCATCGGCCTGCTTGGGGTGGCCAGCGTGCTGCTCCGGCCCGACAGCCGTGATGGTCGGCTCCGGCAAACGGAGCCGGGAGCGCGCTTCTGCCATATGCATCCGAACGTGTGGCCACGGTTGTTGGTGGGCGGTATGATCCTGCTGGCGGCCGCGGGTGCCGGAGAGCTGTTGCTGCATCGGCAGAGTGCGCCCCCGCGTGAAACCTTCGCCACCTTCCCGCTGCGCGTGGGAGACTGGCAGGGAAAGCGCTTTTATCTGGAGCAGGAGATCCTGGATCAACTCTGGGCCGACGACTACGTGACCGCCAATTACCGCAACGAGCACACCGGCAACGGGCTGCATCTCATGGTTTCATACTATGCACGGCAGACCACGGAGCACACGGCGCATGCGCCGACGTCCTGTTTGCTGGGCGGCGGCTGGGATCTGGTTTCCCGACGGACCCTGCCCCCGGCGCCCGAAAACGGCCGGGGATTCCCCGTGGTGCGGCTGCTGCTCCAAAAGCCGGGGGCCACGGTTATTTCAAACTTTTGGTTCCAGCAGCGGGGCCGGGTCATCACCAGTGAATGGCTGAACAAGCTCTGGCTGGTTGTGGACTCTCTGCGCATGGGCCGGTCGGACGGAGCGTTGATCCGGGTGGAATTGTATCTCCAACCCCACCAGTCGCCCGAGCAGGGCCAAGAGTTGCTGGACCGATTTACTGCGGATTTGTTCCGCGAGTTGCGACCCTATCTGCCGGGACGTTGAGGGAGTATAGCCGCGTGTTCGCCCAACAGGTGCATATCGTTATTTCGTTCATGATCCTCGTGGAGGGGGCGGTCGTCATTGCCTGCGGGTATCTGGCGGCCTACCTGCGCTGGCTGGTCAGCGGCTACCTCTGGCGGGCGGACGGTTCGGCCCTGGTGGGCATCATTTTGTTTCTCATGTTTGTGAATTCCTTCATGATCGGTCGTATGGGGCTGTACAGCGACCGGCGGCCCGGCTCCCTGTTCAACCTGGCCTGGCGGCTGGCCGTGGTGGTGACCGTGGATTTCGCCGCCCTGTTCGTGGCGTTGTTTGCCCTCAAGTACGACGACATCGGCCGGCTTTTTCTGCTCATCTACGCGGCGTTGCTGTACGTGTCGCTCTTCGTGGCCCGCGCCCTGCTTGATGTCTATATGGATCGTCGGGCCAGACGGGGCTTCAACCGCCGACAGGTGCTGGTGGTGGGGTCGGACGAACGCGCCCAGGCCATGGTGCAGGCCTTGGGGCAGCAGCGCAGCTGGGGGCATGAGGTGGTGGGCTGTCTGAAACCGGATCCGCACGCGGCCAATGCCTGCTATGACGTGCCGGATTTAGGCGTGGTGGCGGATTTTGACGCGGTGGTTCGGTCGCACAGCGTGGACGAGGTGGTTTTCGTGTTGCCTCGCGATGGGAATCTGGCTCCCATGATCGAGGAGTGCCGACGGCTCGGGCTTTCCTATCGCGTGGTGCCGTCCATGTATGATCCGCAAGATCCCATGCCCCTTTCCGTGGAACGCATTCAGGGCATTCCCACGCTGTCCTGGAACGCGGTGCGCATCAATGCCAGCGGACTGTTTTATAAAACAGTGGTGGACTACTTGGTTGGCATTGTGGGATTTTGCCTTTTTGTGCTGGTCTATCCGTTTGTGGCGTTGGCCATTAAATGGGATTCGCCGGGACCGGTGCTTTTTCGCCAGCCCCGGGTGGGGCAGAACCGGCGCATTTTTCAGATGTATAAATTTCGGAGCATGTATGTCGATGCGGAGGCGCGCAAGGCTGAACTCCGGCAGGGCAATCTCATGGGCGGCAAGGACGGGCAGATGTTCAAGCTGGAGCACGACCCCCGCATCACGCGGGTGGGGGCGTTCCTGCGGCGCACCTCCCTGGACGAGCTGCCCCAGTTCATGAACGTGCTCCGTCGGGAGATGAGCGTGGTGGGTACGCGGCCGCCCACTCTGGATGAGGTGGAGCGGTACGAGGATTGGCATTATCGCCGTATGAGCATGAAGCCAGGAATCACGGGGCTTTGGCAGATTTCCGGCCGGAACAAGATCAACGATTTTGATGAAGTGGTCCGTCTGGACCTGCAATATATCGACAATTGGCGTTTTTTGGACGATCTTTTCATCATCTGGAAAACGCTTTTCGTGGTTCTGCGGCGCAAGGGCGCGCTGTAGGGTTGTTTTTTTCACGCAAGCCCAAGGGAAGCAAAGGGAACATGCGGAATATCGTGGTGTTGGCGGCCATGGCCGTGTTGCTGGCAGTGGTGGCGGGATGCGGCAGTCCCGAAGAGCGTCGGGATGAATTCTACGATAGCGCCAGGCAGCTGTATGAACAGGAGCGCTACAGCGAGGCCCGTGTGCAGGCTCGCAACGCCATCAAGGTAGACGAGGAATTCGCTGCCGGCGAATTGCTCCTGGGGCGCATAAATATGAAACTCGAAAACTGGCGCGGCGCGTTCAACAATTTCCTGCATGCCGTTGAAAAGGATCCGACCTTACAGGAGGCCCGGGTGGAATTGGCCCGGTTGAACCTCATGAACAACGATCTGGACGCGGCCCAGCGATTGGTGGACGAGGTGCTGGCGCAGGAGCCGGAGAATGCCGAAGCCGCGTTGCTCGCCGCGGTGACGTTGTCCCGCCGGGGCGAAATGGACGCGGCCGTGACCAAGGCCGAGGCGCTTTTGGAACAAGCGCCTGAGATGGAAGATGCCTGGGCGTTTTTGGCCCTGCTGCGTCTCCAGGCCGGGGAGAATGACGAATCCGTGCGAATTTTGCGCGAAGCATTGCAGCGATTGCCGGAAAGTCGAAACCTGCATCTCCAGCTGGGCGGCACCCTGACCCGCATGAACCGCATGGACGAAGCGGGCAAGGTGTATGAGGCATTGGCGGCGAAGGAAACCGAGGGTGCGGAAATGCGCCGGTTGCTCGGTGATTTTTATCTCAAAGCCGGGCGCATGGACGACGCTGTTTCCGTGGCCCGGGATTTGGTGCAGGCATTCCCCGACGAGGCTTCGCATCGTTTGACTCTTGCGGGTATGTACCGTGCGCGCAAGGATACGGCGGCCGAAGAGCAGGCGCTGCTGGATGGAATCCAGGCGGTGGAGGACGACGGACAGCTTCGGCTGGCCTTCATCGACCTGCTGCGGCGCGAAGGGCGGTTGGATGAGGCTGTGGAGCAGGCTCGGGATTTGGCTGGTCCGCTCCCGTCCGAAGAGGAACGTGCGGAGTCCCTGCCCGATGAAACCGCGCTGGCGGCCCGGCGGGCTTTGGCCGACATTCACATTTCCCGCTTGGATTACGACCGTGCGCAATCCGTGCTGGACGAAATTTTCCTGCTCCAGCCCAAGGATTTGGAAGCCAAGGTGCTCCAGGCGCGTATTGCCATGGCCCGCGGGGATCACGAAAAAGCCGTGAGCCTTTATCGCGAGGTGCTGCGCGACCAGCCGGACAGTCTGCCTGTCTATAGCCTCATGGCCCAGGCGCATCTGGCCGCGGATCAGCCCGGGCTGGCGCGTCAGGCGTTGGAACAGGCTCTGGACCAGGATCGGGGCTATGCTCCGGCGCGGCGCGCGCTGGTGAGTCTGTTCCTGGCGGAAAAGCGTTATGGTGAAGCCCTGGCCCAACTGCGCAACGCCTTGAAGCAGGAACCGGACAACCCCGCGATCCAAAGTGCCATTGGCGACGTGTTTGTGTTCCAGGGCAAGCCCGGTGCGGCCGAGATCGAATATCGCAAATTGTTGGACAATCCACGTACTGCGGGATTCGGTGCCTTCAAGATCGGCCAGCTGGAAATGAACCGCGGACGCTATGATAAGGCGCTGGAATATTTCCGGGCGCTGCATGATGCCGACCCGGCGAACTTTATGGCTGCGGAAGCGGTTGTGGCCGCGTACCTGGCCAAGGGCGATGTTGCCGGAGCATTGGACTTTTCGTCCGGCCTGAAGCAGACCCTGGACGGTGCGGGAGCGTATCAGCTCATGGCGCGCATTGAAGCGGCCCGGGGGAATTTCGACCGTGCCGAACAGCTCTTTATGGAAGGCGGACAGGCCAACCCCGAATTCAATCCCTATCCGCGCATCGGGGGCATGTATCTGGCCGCGGGCCGGACCGATCTGGCGGAAAAGCGCTTCCGCGAAGCCCTGGAAAAGCAACCCGGGGACGCGGGCAGCGCCTTTGTATTGGCCATGATGTTGCAGGAACGGGGCGACATGGCGGAAGCCGAGGCGCTGTACCGACAGGTCTTGGAGGAACGGCCTGACTTTACGCCCGCGCAGAACAATCTCGCCTACCTCTATGCCGAACACTCCACGGACCAGAACAAGTTGACCGACGCCCTGGAACTGGCTCTGCGTGCTGCACGGCGCGGCACCCCTGAGGCGCTGGACACGCTCGGCTGGGTCTACCACAAGAGCGGGGATCCGCAGCAGGCGCTTTCCACCCTGATGCGTGCTTTGGACATGAAGAGTGATCATCCGGCGGTGCTCTACCATCTGGCCGAGGTGCATTCGGCGTTGGGCAACATCGAACAGGCCCGGGGCTATGCGGAACGTTCCCTGGAAGTGGATCCGGACGGAGCGACCGCAGCGCAGGCCAAGGCGCTGTTGGAGCGGCTCGGCTCCTAGCGTTCGGCTTGCACGGCCATACAGGAAAAACAACCGCCCCCGCACGGAATGACCGTGCGGGGGCGGTTTGCTTGGTTGAGTGGGGGGATTAGGACGACTGTCCTTGCGATCCGCCATCTCCCGAAGGCTTTTTCTTGCGGCGGCGACGCCGTTTTTTCTTGGCGGGCTGGTCGCCGGTTGCGGCGTTCTGGCCCGTGGCCGGGGTTTCCTTCCTGGGCGGTCTGTCGTCGGGGCGGCCATCCCGAGGCGAGCCTTTTTTCCCGCCGCGTGGTCCACCGGGCTTGCGACGCTGGGCGCCACGGGCCTTGCGGCCCTCATCCTGGCGTTCCGGAGCGGGAAAGTTCCGGGCATGGACATTTTCGTGATAAAATTCGTCCAGCAGGGTGGCGATGATAGCGGGACCGTCTTCGGTGGCGGCCAGTTCTTTGGCCAATGGCAGGAACCGGCTCATACGTTCGCGGGAAATGGGCAGCAGGGAGCGAACCTTGGTTTCCAGCAGGGTGGTGGCCCGCTGCGCCAGCACGGCGCGAACGTCCTCGTCGTCGGGCAGGGGACGTTTTTCCAATTCAATGCTGTACTGTGTGGCAATGCGCTTGAGTTCGAGCTTTTGGATTACGTCCACCAGCGAGAGCACTTCCCCTGCGGCTCCGGCCCGGCCCGTGCGTCCGGCCCGATGGATGTAGGATTCATGGTCTTCCGGCGGTTCGTAGAGCACCACGTGGGAGAGGTCGGGAATATCGATGCCCCGGGCGGCCACGTCCGTGGCCACGAGAAAACGCAGGGTTCCGGAACGGACCCGGCTGAGAATTTTTTCCCGTTTGGCCTGGCTCAGGTCCGAGGAGAGCGCGTCCGCGTCGTAACCGAACTGGCGGAGCACTTCGGAAATGTAGTGGCAGTTGGCCTTGGTATTGCAAAAGATAATGGCCGAGGCAGGGTTTTCCACCTCGATGATGCGCATGAGGGCGCGGTCTTTGCCCATGGCCGGCATTTCATAATACACGTGGTTCACTTCGGCCACGTGGACCTGCTTGCCGGAAAGACTGATGAAAAGTTGGTCCTGGAGGAATTCCTCGGCCAGCCGGAGCACCAGGGGCGGGAACGTGGCCGAGAACATCAGCGAGTTGATGCGCCGGTGGGGCAGGTGCCGCTGGACCTGTTTCATGTCCGGGTAAAAACCGATGGAAAGCATTCGATCGGCTTCGTCAAAGATCAGTGTTTCCAGGTGGTCCAGGGAGAGAGACCCCTTGATCAGATGGTCCAGGACGCGGCCCGGAGTGCCCACCACCAGATGGGCGCCTTGCTTGAAGCCTTCGATTTGCTCGCCGTAGCCCACGCCGCCGTAGACGGCCACCGTGCGCAGTGTGCCGCCGGAGAGCATTTCCGCTTCGTGGGCAACCTGCTTGGCCAGCTCGCGAGTGGGCAAGAGAACCAGGGCTTGGCAATGGTTTTTTTCCGGGTCGATGCGCTCGATGAGCGGCAGGACAAAGGCGCCTGTTTTTCCGCTCCCGGTGCGGGCCTGCACCATGGTGTCGCGCCGTTGGAGCATGTAGGGGATGGACTTGGACTGGACGGGCATGAGCCGGTCCCAGCCGGCGCGTTCACAGGCGGCGCGCATGGCCTCGGGAAGTTGGTCAAAGGAAATTTCGGGCAGTGCCTCTTCGGGGGAGACTTCCGCCGGGCCTTCAGACTCTCGTTGGATATATTTTGATCTTGTCATGTCGCTTGTTGGTTGGAGGAGCGCCCAGTTGGGAAAGGCGCATACGGCCCATCACTATACCGGACGCATGCAATCGATACAAGCCGAGGCGATTCAGGTCAACCTGTCCTTGACAGACGTGTGGGGCAAAGGCATCAATGAATTGGAATACCATGCTATTCGAAATGTAAGGAGTTGCCGTGCGCAGCCGTTTGTATCCCTTACTGCTGGTTTTGCTGGTGGGGTTTTCCGCTGTCCCGGCCTGGGCCGGGGAACCCGTGTACTGGTCTTATGTCTCCTTCCCTCCGCACATTGTGGTGCAGGAGCACGGCAAGCTTTCGGGCAGCCTTATCGCGTTGCAACGCGAGTTGGAACGGGAGCTGGCCGAATATGAGCATGTGGCGGTGGAAGCGCCATTGTCGCGTGCCTTGTTGGGAGCGACACGGGGAGATCGCTACTGCATGGCCGGGGTGTTCCGTCGTCCCGAGCGGGAGAAGGTTCTGCTGTTTTCCTCTCCTTCCCGCATTACCGGACCGTTTGTGGCCGTGACTCTACGCGGCGGCCTGGATGCCTGGAAAAATGAAGAGGGGCATGTTTCGTTGCGGGAGTTGTTGGCGGATCACACGTTGATAACCGGCCGGATCGCGGACATGAGCTACGGTCCGGAAGTGGATAGGATTTTCGATAAATGTGCAGATGAAGAAAACATCATTAATATGTATGAGTTGGGTACGCTGGAGCGTCCTCTGCGACTGTTGGTTTCCGGCCGGGTTGCCTACATGGTGCTTAGCCCGGACCAAGCCTGGTACGTGATCCGTACCCAGGGCTTGGAAGAGGCGTTGGAGCTGGTGCCGCTGGTGGAGGCGCGAACCTGGCAGACCGGGCATACGGCTTGCACCCGCAGCCATTGGGGCCGTGCTGTCATGCCCCGCCTGGAGGCTGCGCTGCAGAGATTGCGGAAAAATGGACGACTCAAGGCGATTTGCCGCAAGGATGTGCCGCCGTCGATGCTTGCGGATTTTGATGCGGCCTGGGACCAGATCATGGGACCGTATATGGAGCATTGAGGCACGTTGCCTTGCTTGGCTCGCGGGGCCGCCGGATCAGTGCGGAGTGAAAAAAAGCAGCTCTTCAACGGTGTGTACCGTGGGGGAGCTGTCGTGTTTTGCTGTGCGGCTGCATTGATTGAGCTGCGTGGGAGGCGATTGGGGAGCGTTGTGTGGTAGAGAGCGCGTTCAGACACGGTCGGCCGTGGGTCAATTGTCCAGATTGAGGCAACGGGCGATGCTTTCTTCCAGATCCTCCTGCACCAGGGGTTTGGCCAGAAAACGGGAGGCGCCGAGCTGGAGCAGGGAGGCGATGTCCCCGATGCCCACCACCGCGGACATGATGATGACGGGCAGGTCGCGAAGTTCTGAATCGCCGCGCAGGGTTTGAATGAGCTGTCGTCCATCCATTTCCGGCATCATGATGTCGGTGATGAGAAGATCGAAACCGTTTTCCGCCTTGAGGGCGTCGTAGGCATGTTTGCCGTTGGGACTGACAAAGGCGGCGTATCCGAGGGATTCCACGACGGTTTTCGCGAGCCGTTGGGAAATGCGGTCATCCTCGGCAATCAGAATACGCTTCATGCGGAGCCTCCGGGGTATACATTGGTGTATACCACAAAGACCCCGCATGGAGCAATATTTCCGCTTTCAGGCTGGGCGATTGCCAAGAGGTGTTGCGGCGCGTTGCAATGCAATACATACGTCCGTTCGTGGCGTTTTGATTTGCATTATTTCCTGCGGCGCATGGTTCGAAAATATGGAATCGCCCTTGGTGTCCCTTCCGCGGAACGGCTATGAAGTTTGCAAGGATCGCAGGAGCTTATCCAGGAGTTCGGGTTTGTCCTGCAGGTCCGAATTCTCGATGAATTCCCGGCGCTGATTGATGCGGTCGCGCAGGGTTTCAAGATATTGCTCGTAGTTATCCACGTTGCGATGATCATAGCGGTCGTAGAAACCGGGCAGGAGTTTGTCCACACTTTCCTTGGTGGGGATTTGCGCTCCGGCGAGCAGCGGCCAGTCCTCCCACTCCAGCTGGTCCGTGAGGATGGCGGTCTGGAGGGTCAGGGAACTTTGCAGGGGAATGGCGGTCACGTCTTCGGCCGAAGTCTTCCAGAATCCGCTGGAGTTGAACATGTAGCCGGAAGCGCCGTTTTCAAATACGTCGGTAAAGGCTTCCACGTCCTTCCACAGTTCATAGACCCGGAACGGGTTGGCATACGGCACGAATACCAGCTTTTTCAGTTCTTCCTCGGAGACGTTTTCCGCCACGTTGCGCCTTGTCATCAGGGATGCACCCATGGCCACGGCGAGCTGCACGTCCGAGAACCGCATCAGCGGGGGCATGGTGGTGTCTTTGGTGAGCCAGCAAAGCGTGGAGGGGAAGCTGCAACGGTTCACGTATTTGCCCAGCAGGGAGCGGTCCAGCAGGCAGCGGCCGTTGCCGTTACGCAAGTCCTGGCCCACGGGCAGGTTTTTGCCGTCCACCATGATCTGGCCGTGGTTCATGACGGAAATGACGTAGTCCCAGTCCGGATGGCCGATGGGCCGGGAGTCGGTCTTGTCGAACAGCGTGGGTTCCCAGACGCGGCAGATTTTTTCTTTGATGTCGATCTGGAAGGCGTCGTCGTGCAGCACCACTTTGTCAAAGCCCTTGGGCATGGTGCCGCCGTTGTTGGACGAGTTGGTGTGGGAGCTTTTTCCCGTACCGGAGAGACCGAAGAAGGCGATGGAGCGTTTGCCCAGCCCTTTGCAGGCGTGGTCTTCGCAGCCGCTGAAATCGATTTCCTTGATGCCGCCGTGACAAGCCGCCATGCCCAGGCGCATGCCCGAGGTCCAGGCCAGCGTAAGGGTACCCTTTTTGCGTTCGCCAAAGTAGCGCATGCCGAAGTTGAAGATCACGTTGGCGTTCACGTCCACGAGGGCGAGTTGGGGGAAGCCCTGATTGTGGTAGAACGGATCGTTGTTGCGCCATTCATTGTCTGCGATGACGATGATGTCCTGGATGGGCAGCTTGGGGCTTTGCTCGTACTGCTCGGCCAGCTCTTCGTAGGGGGTGAAGTTTACCAGCCAGTTGAAGATGTTGGCGGCGTCGTCCTCGGTACCCACGATGGTGGCCTTGATCATCAGGTCGCGGTCCAGACCGATGATGGCGTGGGCTTTGATCAGGGGGCGGCGTTGCAGATCCGAAATGGCTTCCATCAGGTCGCCCGAGACCTTGCGACGTTCCGGATCATTCAGCGCATGCCAAAAGCGGCGTGCCTTGGCTGTGCGGCCGATGATTTTGCCGTGTACGTTGTTGAGCACCTTGGCGCCCTTGGGCAGGCCTAGCCGTTGCGCGGCCGGGGGGTATATTTCCAGATCCGTTTCCTGCACGTCCCACTGTTTGCGGGCCAGCTCATAGGCTTCGGCCGGGGTTACAGTGCGGATCTTGTGATCCAGCACCAGGGTATCCGCGATGGTCCGCAGGGGGGGCAGTTCCTTGATGTTGTCTTTGTAGAATTCGTAACTGGATTGACTCGACATTCGTCCGCTCCTTTCCGGTCCTCTCTCTATTGTTACGACTCCGTAACCATGTGCGGAGTCACATAGCCTATTTTGCCAGCACTGACCACAGTATCCCGGCGGCCACCGCCGATCCCACCACTCCGGCCACGTTGGGGGCCATGGCGTGCATCAGCAGGTGGTTGGACGGATCGTCGTCCCGCCCTACAGATTCCACCACGCGGGCCGAATCCGGCACAGCGGAAACGCCTGCCGCCCCCACCAGGGGATTGATTTTTTCTTTGAGAAACAGGTTCATGGTTTTGGCGAACAGTACGCCGGCGGCCGTGGCCACCACAAAGGACGCCGCTCCCAGCCCGAAAATAAGCAGGCTTTGCGGCGTGAGAAATGTTTTGGCCTGGGTGCTCGCGCCTACGGAAAAGCCCAGCAGGATGGTGACCACGTCCACCAGGGCCGTGCGCGCCGTGGCTGCCAGGCGTTCCGTAACCAGGCTCTCCTTGAGCAGGTTGCCGAAAAACAGCATGCCCATGAGTGGGATGGCTCCCGGAGCGATAAGCGCGGTGATCAGAAAGCCGCCGATGGGGAAGAGAATTTTTTCCCGTTTGGAAACCGTCCGAGGAGGGCGCATGCGGATGCGTCGTTCCGCTTTTGTGGTCAGCAGCCGCATGACCGGCGGTTGCAATACCGGAACCAGGGCCATGTACGAATAGGCGGAAATGGCAATGGCCCCGAGCAGGTGGGGAGCCAGTTTGGCGGAAAGAAAAATGGCCGTGGGACCGTCCGCCCCGCCGATGATGGCGATGCTGCCCGCCTCGGACGCGGGAAAGCCCAACCAGAGGGCGCCCAGCAGGGTCAGGAAAATGCCTGCCTGGGCCGCCGCGCCCAGCAGCACCAGTTTGGGGCTGGAGAGCATGGTGGAAAAATCGGTCATGGCGCCGATGCCCAGAAAGATCAACGGCGGAAAAATGCCCTCGCGCACGCCGTAATAGATGTAGGAAAGCACGGAACCGGGATCATAGACCGAAAGAGGCATGCCCCCGGGCGAAGGGATGTTGCCCACCACAATGCCGAATCCGATGGGCAACAGCAGGAGCGGTTCATAATCCTTGACAATGGCCAGGCCCATGAACAGGCAGCCCGCGACGATCATGACCGCATTGCCCCAGGTGAGTCCGGCAAAGCCGGTGGACGAGAGAAATGCGGCCAGCACGTCCATGCTAGTTCTCCGCAGTTCGTTTATTGGTGGTCATGCCCAGGTGACGGGCGACGGAAGGGTCGTGGCGGAGCACGGCCGCGGCAGCCAGGGCGGCCAGGGTTTCACCCGCAGGGGCCGAGCCGGTTCGGGCTACCTGCACGCGGGGCTGCGGTTCGGGGTGGGACGTTTTCCGGGGTGTTTCCGGCAGGAGCCGGTCCCAGAGCCGGAGCGCCCGGGGAAGGATCGTGATGAACAAACTGATGCTCACCAGAGCAAAAAAGACCACGGCCATTCCCGTGATGGCCAGGAGCGGCCCGCCGGCGTCCAGAACGGCGTTCCAGCCCGTCGGGGTCAATGATGCGGCGGCAACGGTCATTGCATCGGCTCCACGCGGGCCAGCTCGTCCCCTTCGGCCACCTGTCCGCCCAGATCCACGGCAAGTCCGGCCAGTCGGCCAGCCGCCGGGGAACGAACCTCCACTTCCATTTTCATGGCTTCCAGCACCACCAGGGGCTGATCCTTGACCACGGAGTCGCCCACCTTGGCGTCCACGCGCACCACGGTGCCGGGCATGGGGGCGGAAACAGCCAGCCCGGAGGAGGAATCCCCGGCGGAGCGGCGTGGTTCCGTATCCGAGGAACGGGACGGCCCGTCCGCAACCGAGACATCGAA of the Paucidesulfovibrio gracilis DSM 16080 genome contains:
- a CDS encoding sodium ion-translocating decarboxylase subunit beta, giving the protein MDVLAAFLSSTGFAGLTWGNAVMIVAGCLFMGLAIVKDYEPLLLLPIGFGIVVGNIPSPGGMPLSVYDPGSVLSYIYYGVREGIFPPLIFLGIGAMTDFSTMLSSPKLVLLGAAAQAGIFLTLLGALWLGFPASEAGSIAIIGGADGPTAIFLSAKLAPHLLGAIAISAYSYMALVPVLQPPVMRLLTTKAERRIRMRPPRTVSKREKILFPIGGFLITALIAPGAIPLMGMLFFGNLLKESLVTERLAATARTALVDVVTILLGFSVGASTQAKTFLTPQSLLIFGLGAASFVVATAAGVLFAKTMNLFLKEKINPLVGAAGVSAVPDSARVVESVGRDDDPSNHLLMHAMAPNVAGVVGSAVAAGILWSVLAK
- a CDS encoding OadG family transporter subunit, translated to MTVAAASLTPTGWNAVLDAGGPLLAITGMAVVFFALVSISLFITILPRALRLWDRLLPETPRKTSHPEPQPRVQVARTGSAPAGETLAALAAAAVLRHDPSVARHLGMTTNKRTAEN